In one Pseudomonas sp. SCA2728.1_7 genomic region, the following are encoded:
- a CDS encoding S-(hydroxymethyl)glutathione dehydrogenase/class III alcohol dehydrogenase, with amino-acid sequence MIKSRAAVAFEAKKPLEIVEVDVAMPKAGEVLLRVVASGVCHTDAYTLSGADPEGIFPSILGHEGGAIVEAIGEGVTSVAVGDHVIPLYTPECGQCKFCKSGKTNLCQAIRATQGKGLMPDGTSRFSYKGETIFHYMGTSTFSEYTVLPEISVAKISKDAPLEKVCLLGCGVTTGIGAVLNTAKVKPGDTVAIFGLGGIGLSAVIGAVKAKAARIIAIDINPAKFEIAKQLGATDCVNPKDFDRPIQEVIVDMTDGGVDFSFECIGNVQLMRAALECCHKGWGESVIIGVAGAGQEIATRPFQLVTGRVWRGSAFGGVRGRTELPSYVDMAQSGEIPLDTFITHTMGLEDINKAFDLMHEGKSIRTVIHF; translated from the coding sequence ATGATCAAGTCGCGCGCCGCCGTTGCCTTTGAGGCCAAGAAGCCGCTGGAAATCGTAGAAGTCGATGTCGCCATGCCCAAGGCCGGTGAAGTGTTGCTGCGCGTCGTCGCTTCCGGGGTTTGCCACACTGACGCTTACACCCTGTCCGGTGCAGATCCGGAAGGCATCTTCCCGTCGATTCTCGGCCACGAAGGTGGCGCCATCGTTGAAGCCATCGGCGAGGGCGTGACCTCGGTTGCCGTGGGCGATCACGTTATTCCGCTGTACACCCCGGAATGCGGCCAGTGCAAATTCTGCAAATCGGGCAAGACCAATCTGTGTCAGGCAATTCGCGCAACGCAAGGCAAAGGCTTGATGCCGGACGGCACTTCGCGCTTTTCCTACAAGGGCGAAACGATTTTCCACTACATGGGTACGTCGACGTTCTCGGAATACACCGTGTTGCCGGAAATCTCCGTGGCCAAGATCTCCAAGGATGCGCCACTGGAAAAAGTCTGCCTGCTGGGCTGCGGCGTCACCACCGGTATCGGTGCCGTGCTCAACACCGCCAAGGTCAAACCGGGTGACACCGTGGCCATCTTCGGTCTGGGCGGCATTGGTCTGTCTGCGGTGATCGGCGCGGTGAAAGCCAAGGCTGCGCGCATCATTGCCATCGACATCAACCCGGCCAAGTTCGAGATCGCCAAGCAACTCGGCGCCACCGACTGCGTGAACCCGAAAGACTTCGATCGCCCAATCCAGGAAGTGATCGTCGACATGACCGATGGCGGCGTCGACTTCTCCTTCGAATGCATCGGCAACGTGCAACTGATGCGCGCCGCACTCGAGTGCTGCCACAAAGGTTGGGGTGAGTCGGTGATCATCGGTGTGGCCGGTGCCGGCCAGGAAATCGCGACCCGTCCGTTCCAGTTGGTCACCGGTCGCGTCTGGCGCGGTTCGGCATTCGGCGGCGTGCGCGGTCGTACCGAGTTGCCAAGCTATGTCGACATGGCTCAGAGCGGCGAGATTCCGTTGGATACTTTCATCACCCACACCATGGGCCTGGAAGACATCAACAAGGCGTTCGACCTGATGCACGAAGGCAAGAGCATCCGTACCGTCATTCATTTCTAA
- the fghA gene encoding S-formylglutathione hydrolase, with the protein MPMSLENISCQKSFGGWHKRYRHRSDVLGCDMVFAVYLPPQAEQGGKLPVLYWLSGLTCTDENFMHKAGAMRMAAELGLIIVAPDTSPRGPDVPGDPDGAWDFGLGAGFYLNATQEPWSRHYRMHDYVVQELPSLVEAHFPASDKRSISGHSMGGHGALVCALRNPGRYQSVSAFSPINNPMDCPWGQKAFSRYLGEDRSKWKEWDACALIAEAHEKLPLLVDQGDRDDFLATQLKPEALQQAVKQAGHPLTLRLQPGYDHSYFFISSFIDDHLQHHARALKG; encoded by the coding sequence ATCCCCATGAGTCTGGAAAACATCTCCTGTCAGAAGAGTTTCGGCGGTTGGCACAAGCGCTATCGCCATCGCTCTGATGTGCTCGGCTGCGACATGGTGTTTGCCGTGTACCTGCCGCCGCAGGCGGAGCAGGGCGGCAAGCTGCCGGTGTTGTACTGGTTGTCGGGCCTGACCTGCACCGATGAGAACTTCATGCACAAGGCCGGCGCGATGCGCATGGCTGCCGAACTGGGTTTGATCATCGTTGCGCCGGACACCAGTCCGCGCGGCCCTGATGTACCGGGCGATCCGGATGGTGCGTGGGATTTCGGTCTCGGCGCCGGGTTTTATCTGAATGCCACGCAGGAACCTTGGTCGCGCCACTATCGGATGCATGACTATGTCGTGCAGGAATTGCCTTCACTGGTTGAAGCGCATTTCCCTGCTTCGGATAAACGCAGCATCAGCGGCCACTCCATGGGCGGTCACGGTGCGTTGGTCTGCGCACTGCGAAACCCAGGTCGCTATCAATCGGTGTCGGCGTTCTCGCCGATCAACAACCCGATGGATTGCCCATGGGGGCAAAAGGCGTTCTCCCGTTACTTGGGCGAAGACCGTTCGAAGTGGAAAGAGTGGGATGCCTGCGCACTGATCGCCGAAGCGCATGAAAAACTGCCGCTGCTGGTCGATCAAGGCGATCGCGATGACTTCCTCGCTACCCAGCTCAAACCCGAAGCCTTGCAACAAGCGGTAAAACAAGCGGGCCATCCGCTGACGTTGCGCCTGCAACCGGGCTACGACCACAGCTATTTCTTCATCTCAAGCTTTATAGACGACCACTTGCAGCATCATGCACGCGCCCTCAAGGGTTAA
- a CDS encoding LysR substrate-binding domain-containing protein encodes MSENRWEGIDEFVAVAECSQFTAAAERLGVSSSHISRQIVRLEERLQTRLLYRSTRRVTLTEAGQTFLQHCQRLQDGREEALRAVGDLTSEPKGMLRMTCAVAYGERFIVPLVTRFMGLYPQLRIDIELSNRQLDLVHEGLDLAIRLGRLQDSRLVATRLAPRRMFLCASPSYVERYGRPHSLSELSRHNCLIGSSDIWQLEQNGREFSQRVQGNWRCNSGQAVLDAALQGVGLCQLPDYYVLEHLHSGALISLLEAHQPPNTAVWALYPQQRHLSPKVRKLVDFLKEGLAERPEYRS; translated from the coding sequence ATGTCCGAAAACCGCTGGGAAGGCATCGACGAATTCGTCGCCGTTGCTGAATGCAGCCAGTTCACCGCCGCTGCCGAACGTCTTGGGGTTTCGTCCTCGCATATCAGTCGCCAAATCGTACGCCTGGAAGAACGGCTGCAGACGCGTCTGCTTTATCGCAGTACTCGGCGCGTAACGCTGACCGAAGCCGGTCAGACATTTCTTCAGCACTGCCAACGCTTGCAGGACGGTCGCGAAGAAGCCTTGCGTGCAGTCGGTGATCTGACCAGTGAACCGAAAGGCATGCTGCGCATGACCTGCGCCGTCGCCTACGGCGAGCGCTTTATCGTGCCGCTGGTCACGCGTTTCATGGGGCTGTATCCGCAGCTGCGCATCGATATCGAATTGAGCAATCGCCAGCTCGATCTGGTGCATGAAGGTCTGGATCTGGCGATTCGCCTGGGTCGCTTGCAGGATTCGCGGCTGGTTGCGACACGACTGGCGCCACGGCGAATGTTTCTCTGCGCTTCACCGTCCTACGTTGAGCGGTATGGTCGCCCACATAGTTTGTCGGAATTGAGTCGGCACAATTGCCTGATCGGTAGCTCGGACATCTGGCAGCTTGAGCAAAACGGGCGCGAGTTTTCCCAGCGCGTGCAGGGCAACTGGCGCTGCAACAGCGGGCAGGCGGTGCTGGATGCGGCGTTGCAGGGAGTGGGGTTGTGTCAGTTGCCGGATTATTACGTGCTGGAGCATCTGCACAGTGGTGCACTGATTTCGTTGCTGGAGGCGCATCAGCCGCCGAATACGGCGGTGTGGGCGTTGTACCCGCAGCAGCGGCATTTGTCGCCGAAGGTGCGCAAGTTGGTGGATTTTCTCAAGGAAGGGTTGGCTGAGCGGCCCGAATATCGGAGTTGA
- the eno gene encoding phosphopyruvate hydratase, translating to MAKIVDIKGREVLDSRGNPTVEADVLLDNGIIGSACAPSGASTGSREALELRDGDKSRYLGKGVLKAVANINGPIRDLLLGTDPSDQKALDHAMIKLDGTENKATLGANAILAVSLAAAKAAAQDQDLPLYAHIANLNGTPGVYSMPVPMMNIINGGEHADNNVDIQEFMVQPVGAKSFSEGLRMGTEIFHHLKAVLKARGLSTAVGDEGGFAPNLASNEDALKVISEAVANAGYKLGTDVTLALDCAASEFYEDGKYNLSGEGQVFTAEGFADYLKGLTERYPIISIEDGLDESDWAGWKILTDKIGEKVQLVGDDLFVTNTKILKEGIDKNIANSILIKFNQIGTLTETLEAIQMAKAAGYTAVISHRSGETEDSTIADLAVGTSAGQIKTGSLCRSDRVSKYNQLLRIEEQLNGKAKYNGRSEFRG from the coding sequence ATGGCAAAAATCGTCGACATCAAAGGTCGTGAAGTTCTCGACTCCCGTGGCAATCCCACCGTGGAAGCGGACGTGCTTCTCGACAACGGCATCATCGGCAGCGCTTGCGCGCCGTCCGGTGCATCCACTGGCTCGCGTGAAGCGCTCGAGCTGCGTGATGGCGACAAGAGCCGTTATCTGGGCAAGGGCGTGCTCAAAGCGGTAGCCAACATCAACGGTCCGATCCGCGATCTGCTGCTGGGCACCGACCCAAGCGACCAGAAAGCCCTGGATCACGCGATGATCAAGCTCGACGGTACTGAAAACAAGGCAACTCTGGGCGCCAACGCCATCCTCGCGGTGTCCCTGGCTGCGGCCAAGGCTGCTGCACAGGACCAGGACCTGCCGCTGTACGCACACATCGCCAACCTCAACGGCACTCCGGGTGTCTACTCGATGCCGGTACCGATGATGAACATCATCAACGGTGGCGAGCACGCCGATAACAACGTCGACATCCAGGAATTCATGGTGCAGCCGGTTGGCGCCAAGTCTTTCTCGGAAGGTCTGCGCATGGGCACCGAGATTTTCCATCACTTGAAAGCTGTGTTGAAGGCCCGTGGCCTGAGCACTGCCGTTGGCGACGAAGGCGGTTTCGCACCGAACCTGGCGTCCAACGAAGACGCGTTGAAAGTGATCTCCGAAGCTGTGGCCAACGCCGGTTACAAGCTGGGCACCGACGTGACCCTGGCGCTGGACTGCGCGGCCAGCGAATTCTACGAAGACGGCAAGTACAACCTGTCCGGCGAAGGCCAGGTGTTCACCGCTGAAGGTTTCGCTGACTATCTGAAAGGTCTGACCGAACGTTATCCGATCATCTCGATCGAAGACGGTCTGGACGAGTCCGACTGGGCTGGCTGGAAAATCCTCACCGACAAGATCGGCGAGAAGGTTCAACTGGTAGGCGACGACCTGTTCGTGACCAACACCAAGATCCTGAAAGAGGGCATCGATAAAAACATCGCCAACTCGATCCTGATCAAGTTCAACCAGATCGGCACCCTGACCGAAACCCTGGAAGCCATCCAGATGGCCAAGGCTGCCGGTTACACCGCCGTGATCTCGCACCGTTCGGGCGAAACCGAAGATTCGACCATTGCCGACCTGGCTGTGGGCACCTCGGCTGGCCAGATCAAGACCGGTTCGCTGTGCCGTTCCGACCGCGTTTCCAAGTACAACCAACTGCTGCGTATCGAAGAGCAGTTGAATGGCAAGGCCAAGTACAACGGTCGCAGCGAGTTTCGCGGCTAA
- the ftsB gene encoding cell division protein FtsB gives MRSPYWLFLVLLLLLAGLQYRLWVGNGSLAQVAELNQQIADQHAENEGLLERNRVMDAEVSELKKGMETVEERARHELGMVKDGETLYQLAQ, from the coding sequence ATGCGCAGTCCTTACTGGTTGTTTCTCGTTTTGCTCTTGCTACTGGCCGGTCTGCAGTACCGCCTGTGGGTGGGCAATGGCAGTTTGGCGCAGGTCGCCGAGCTGAATCAGCAGATTGCTGATCAACATGCCGAGAACGAAGGTTTGCTGGAGCGCAACCGGGTGATGGACGCTGAAGTCAGCGAGTTGAAAAAGGGCATGGAGACCGTTGAAGAGCGGGCTCGTCACGAACTGGGCATGGTCAAGGACGGCGAAACCCTTTACCAGTTGGCCCAATGA
- the kdsA gene encoding 3-deoxy-8-phosphooctulonate synthase — protein sequence MAQKIIRVGDIEIANDKPMVLFGGMNVLESRDMAMQVCEEYVKVTEKLGIPYVFKASFDKANRSSVTSYRGPGLEEGMRIFQDIKQAFGVPIITDVHEPEQAAVVAEVCDIIQLPAFLSRQTDLVVAMAKTNAVINIKKAQFLAPQEMKHILNKCVEAGNDQLILCERGSSFGYNNLVVDMLGFGIMKQFEYPVFFDVTHALQMPGGRADSAGGRRAQVLDLAKAGMSQGLAGLFLEAHPDPDNAKCDGPCALRLDKLEPFLAQLKALDELVKSFPTVETA from the coding sequence ATGGCTCAAAAGATCATCCGCGTCGGCGATATCGAGATTGCCAACGACAAACCCATGGTGCTGTTCGGCGGCATGAACGTGCTGGAAAGCCGTGACATGGCCATGCAGGTTTGCGAAGAGTACGTAAAAGTCACCGAAAAACTCGGTATCCCTTACGTGTTCAAAGCCAGTTTCGACAAGGCCAACCGTTCTTCTGTGACCTCCTACCGTGGTCCTGGCCTGGAAGAGGGCATGCGCATCTTCCAGGACATCAAACAAGCCTTCGGCGTGCCGATCATCACCGACGTCCACGAGCCTGAGCAGGCCGCGGTCGTCGCTGAGGTTTGCGACATCATTCAACTGCCGGCCTTCCTGTCGCGCCAGACCGATCTGGTTGTCGCGATGGCCAAGACCAACGCAGTCATCAACATCAAGAAAGCCCAGTTCCTCGCGCCTCAGGAAATGAAACACATCCTGAACAAGTGCGTGGAAGCGGGTAATGATCAATTGATCCTCTGCGAGCGTGGTTCGAGCTTCGGCTACAACAACCTCGTGGTCGACATGCTCGGCTTCGGCATCATGAAGCAGTTCGAGTATCCGGTATTTTTCGACGTGACCCATGCGCTGCAAATGCCTGGCGGTCGCGCCGACTCCGCCGGCGGTCGCCGTGCACAGGTTCTGGATCTGGCCAAGGCTGGCATGAGCCAGGGCTTGGCGGGTCTGTTCCTCGAAGCGCATCCGGATCCGGACAACGCCAAATGCGACGGCCCTTGCGCCTTGCGTCTGGACAAACTGGAGCCATTCCTGGCCCAGCTCAAAGCTCTGGACGAACTGGTGAAGAGTTTTCCGACGGTAGAAACCGCGTAA
- a CDS encoding CTP synthase — protein MTRYIFVTGGVVSSLGKGIASASLAAILEARGLKVTMLKLDPYINVDPGTMSPFQHGEVFVTHDGAETDLDLGHYERFIRTTMTQNNNFTTGRVYEHVLRKERRGDYLGATIQVIPHITDEIKRRIIKGAGDADVAMVEIGGTVGDIESQPFLEAIRQLRFEVGAKRAMLMHLTLVPYIATAGETKTKPTQHSVKELRSIGLQPDVLVCRSDHPIDISSRRKIAQFTNVEERAVIALEDADTIYKIPGILHSQGLDDFVVERFGLQCGSADLSEWEAVVDAKLNPEHEVTIAMVGKYMELLDAYKSLIEAMSHAGISNRTKVNLRYIDSEDIENQGTALLEGVDAILVPGGFGLRGVEGKITAVQYARENKVPYLGICLGMQVAVIEFARNVMGWKDANSTEFDRASGHPVVGLITEWEDATGAVEVRTESSDLGGTMRLGAQDCLLEAGSKVHDCYGKDVIVERHRHRYEVNNNLLPQLIEAGLKISGRSADAALVEVVEAADHPWFVACQFHPEFTSTPRDGHPLFSGFVKAALAQHQKKA, from the coding sequence ATGACGCGCTACATATTCGTCACGGGCGGTGTTGTTTCTTCATTGGGGAAAGGCATTGCATCGGCTTCATTGGCAGCCATCCTGGAGGCGCGGGGACTTAAGGTCACCATGCTGAAGCTGGATCCGTACATCAACGTCGATCCGGGCACCATGAGCCCGTTCCAGCACGGTGAAGTGTTCGTCACCCACGACGGCGCCGAAACCGACCTGGACCTGGGTCACTACGAGCGGTTCATCCGCACGACCATGACCCAGAACAACAACTTCACCACTGGCCGTGTCTACGAGCACGTGCTGCGCAAAGAGCGCCGTGGTGACTACCTGGGTGCGACCATCCAGGTGATCCCGCACATCACCGACGAAATCAAGCGCCGCATCATCAAAGGTGCCGGTGACGCTGACGTGGCGATGGTTGAAATCGGTGGCACTGTTGGTGACATCGAGTCGCAACCGTTCCTCGAAGCCATCCGCCAACTGCGTTTCGAAGTCGGCGCCAAGCGCGCGATGCTGATGCACCTGACGCTGGTGCCGTACATCGCCACCGCTGGCGAGACCAAGACCAAACCAACTCAGCACTCGGTAAAAGAGCTGCGTTCGATCGGTCTGCAGCCGGACGTGCTGGTATGCCGTTCCGATCACCCGATCGATATCTCGTCGCGTCGCAAGATCGCTCAGTTCACCAACGTTGAAGAACGTGCAGTGATCGCGCTGGAAGACGCCGACACCATCTACAAGATCCCGGGCATCCTGCATTCGCAGGGTCTGGACGATTTCGTCGTTGAGCGTTTCGGTCTGCAATGCGGCAGCGCTGATCTGTCCGAGTGGGAAGCGGTGGTTGACGCCAAGCTGAACCCGGAACACGAAGTGACCATCGCCATGGTCGGCAAGTACATGGAGCTGCTGGACGCCTACAAGTCGCTGATCGAAGCGATGAGTCACGCCGGCATCAGCAACCGCACCAAGGTCAACCTGCGTTACATCGATTCCGAAGACATCGAAAACCAGGGCACTGCGCTGCTCGAAGGTGTCGACGCGATCCTCGTACCGGGCGGCTTCGGTCTGCGCGGCGTGGAAGGCAAGATCACTGCGGTTCAGTACGCTCGCGAAAACAAGGTTCCGTACCTGGGTATCTGCCTCGGTATGCAAGTGGCGGTCATTGAGTTCGCCCGTAATGTGATGGGCTGGAAAGACGCCAACTCCACCGAGTTCGATCGCGCCAGCGGCCATCCGGTTGTCGGTCTGATCACCGAGTGGGAAGACGCTACCGGTGCCGTTGAAGTGCGTACCGAGTCGTCCGACCTGGGTGGCACCATGCGCCTCGGCGCTCAGGACTGCCTGCTCGAAGCCGGCTCCAAGGTGCACGACTGCTACGGCAAGGACGTGATCGTCGAGCGTCACCGTCACCGTTACGAAGTGAACAACAACCTGCTGCCACAACTGATCGAAGCCGGCCTGAAAATCTCTGGTCGCTCCGCTGATGCTGCGCTGGTTGAAGTGGTTGAAGCGGCCGATCACCCATGGTTCGTTGCTTGCCAGTTCCACCCAGAGTTCACCTCGACACCACGCGATGGCCATCCGCTGTTCAGCGGTTTCGTCAAGGCAGCGTTGGCTCAACACCAGAAGAAGGCGTAA
- the ispD gene encoding 2-C-methyl-D-erythritol 4-phosphate cytidylyltransferase, translated as MINSLPAFWAVIPAAGVGARMAADRPKQYLQLGGRTILEHSLGCFLDHPSLKGLVVSLAVDDPYWPNLASVNDPRIQRVDGGAERSGSVLNALLHLHAQGADDEDWVLVHDAARPNLSREDLDKLLDELADDPVGGLLAVPARDTLKRVDKHGRVVETVDRSVIWQAYTPQMFRLGALHRALADSLVADAVITDEASAMEWAGLAPRLIEGRADNLKVTRPEDLEWLRQRWANRR; from the coding sequence ATGATCAATTCCCTGCCGGCCTTCTGGGCCGTGATTCCTGCCGCGGGCGTCGGTGCCCGAATGGCCGCGGACCGTCCCAAGCAATACCTGCAACTGGGCGGGCGCACAATTCTCGAACACAGCCTCGGCTGTTTCCTCGATCACCCAAGCCTTAAAGGGCTGGTGGTCAGTCTTGCTGTTGATGATCCTTATTGGCCGAACCTGGCGAGCGTCAACGATCCGCGTATTCAGCGGGTTGATGGCGGGGCCGAGCGTTCCGGTTCGGTGCTCAATGCCTTGCTGCATTTGCATGCGCAGGGTGCCGATGATGAGGATTGGGTGCTGGTGCACGATGCGGCACGGCCGAATCTGAGTCGCGAAGATCTCGACAAGTTACTCGATGAACTGGCGGATGATCCGGTCGGCGGTTTGCTCGCCGTCCCTGCGCGCGACACGTTGAAGCGCGTCGATAAGCATGGGCGCGTTGTGGAAACCGTGGATCGTAGTGTGATCTGGCAAGCCTATACGCCGCAGATGTTCCGCCTCGGTGCGTTGCATCGGGCGTTGGCGGACAGTCTGGTGGCGGATGCGGTGATTACTGACGAAGCTTCGGCGATGGAGTGGGCTGGCCTGGCGCCGCGACTGATTGAAGGGCGGGCGGATAACCTCAAGGTCACCCGGCCTGAAGATCTCGAATGGTTGCGTCAGCGTTGGGCGAATCGCCGCTGA